AATTTATCCAAATGGCACCATAGAAACATTTATTCGCGTAGGAGAGCAATATAAGGGGACAAGAATTTATGCGGATGGGAAAAGGGAAAAAGGATTTTTTGATCTTCAATCAGGCCAACATGTGTTTGGATTTAAAGTGGAAAGGGATGGACATATTGAACTTGTCAACATGGTATATAAACTAAGTGTAGTATTTTCAAAGTGCCCCTTAAAAGATTTTCATATTTCGAACTCAAGCCATATTGGCACTTTTTTGGGTACCATAGCCGAGCAGATCACCTCTACCCCTCCTTCAATTATTGTTGAATTTGATACAATCGCTGCCTATTCCTCTTATTCCAGGAGATTTGTTAACATTTACAATGAATCCCAATTAGAGATATGTATAGAAAGTTTTAAGAGGTTGACTTCGGATCGTTTTGACATTTGTCGGTATGGCGATTCTCGTTTAGCCGTTCAACCCAAGCCTCTTAAAACTGAAAACCTAGCAGAAAGTAAAATCCGACGTGTTTATGCGAATGGAGTCATAGAAGAGTTTTCTTTAGCAGAAAAAGAAGATTGCGGCTTGCGCAGCTTTCCAGAAGGAAAAACAGAAGAGGGAACTTTTCATAAAAAAACAGGCATGCTCCTTGCAGGATGTCGAATGGATAAGGGAGGGATAAAAGAGGAAGGAACTTTCGATGAAAGGACAGGCCAACTTACCGCAGGGGCTAAAAGCCAAAATGGGGAATTTTATTACATTAACCCCTCTTCTTTACTTTACTATTTTCAATCAAAAGGGCCTAATTTTAAAATTTGCATTATTGAAAACCAATTAGCAGTTTTAGAATCTACTCCCACTGAGAAAGATACTTACACAAAAAGTAAGCTCCCTATCGAGTCAGTTCTCCTAAAGCTTAGCGAAAGGCCTAAAAGCAGTGCAAGCCCCCTATATCTTCAAAACAAAGGCTTATTGCCTGTCTTGGCTCACCCCTCTTTCCAAGAAAAGTTAAAGCCCTTTATAGCTTATGTAGTAGCATCCAATGAAGAGGGGGTACCGCGGTTATTTAATTTCTCCGATTTAGCAGCTAAGGACATCCTAAAGATTGCGGCAAAAATTAAGGAGATTGATTTTGATCCGCAAAAATTAATCCATCCTTCTTCAGGAAAAAATTTTATCTTGCAAGCTGCATATTGGGGAAACCTTCCCCTGTTAGAAACTCTTATTCAATTATTTCCACAATCTTTTCTAGCATGTGGCCAGGACGCTATTGCAGAAATGCTAAAAAAACGTCGTAGAGATGCCATGTTTGCAGTAGCTGAGAAGTATGAAAAGCTAGGCGGTACGCTTGATATGTTCCATCAGTTGTGGCTAGCGGTCGCTTCCCAAAAGAAACCCACTCCAGAGTTTAGGGAGGATTTTCGCTCACTGACGCCTAGTCAGCAGCGCTTTTTATACGATGTCGCCTTTAAGTATGAGAACCCCTTTATTCACGAACCTCCTGATACACCTATGGCTCCCGAACAATTCTCGGTGAACTTGATGTGGATTAACAAAAGCAAAATGTCAGATGAGCAAGAGTTCTTACTAGGGAAAGGAAGCTCCCCTGAAGAAAGGTTGTTAGATTTTCAAAACAGCTTTGTAAAGCCTATTGCTAAATGGGCTACCAAAAATCCTAATAGCACCATCCACATTTGGATAGATAGCGAGATGGCCACCCCGAAAGCGATAGAAAATTCTCGCCAAATGCTTTTAAATAAATTAAAAGATGTCGCGCATGGGCAAATTTGCTTCAGAGATGTACGCTCTTTAGAGCTAGTGCAAACTTACCCTGAAGTTTTTAGCGAAAAGTTTCCCGTGTATTTTCGGGTCGATTTGCTAAGAGCTATAGCCGCTGACCATGTCTTGAGAGCTAAAGAAACCAAATTTTTCGTTTACGGAGACCTTGATATGAAGGCTCTTTCGTCTCAAGAACTGTTCGATAAAAAAACGGTAGAGTTCCTCAATGATTATGGCTTTGTAATGTCTAAAAATTCCCGCGGTTACGAAAATGGATTTCAAATTTTGAATGGAGAAAATAAGCAATTCATGGCTTCCCATCGGCATGTGATCATTGACCTTACGATAGACATGGCTTTGAAAAAACCCAAGAAGATAAAAGAGCAACAAATTTATGACACTTATAAAATAATGCTTGCCCATTTTTTACATGAAGATGGAAGATACGGCAAAGCGGATATAGAAAGTCTAGCGGAAGGAAAGAATCCAGCCAAATTTTTCAGAAGGGATCGCTTTGGGTCTTCTTCTATTTGGCTTGTTGGCGATAAAACAATCGACCTCCCAAAGTTGCTCCCTACAAAACCTGTGCGCATTCCTACGTCGCATTTTTTTTGGAGTTCAATAACAGATGAGAGCTTAGAGTGATAGGCTTCGCAGCTTTAAGAATAGAGGAGAGCCTTTGAATCAAGCAGCCTAACGCGTAATGCGAAGGTTGAGGATAAAAAGGTTCTCCTTTTGTTAACTACAAAGCAAATAGGTGCTAGTTGATTGGCTTGCTCTCGATAAATTAATCCAAACAAAATTAGAGGGCTATATAAAAAGTTTAGCTCAAACAAAGGAACACGAGTATACGAAAATTAAGATTCGCCGAAGAGAAAATTATCAAAATAACTGAAGAAGGCAAACTTCCGAATAGGCCTATTTTTTCATGGCCTATATTTCAATTAAACCTTCTTTTGCAAATTTTAAATTAATGTCTGTCCTAGTCAGGATCTTCTTACTGACAAACAAATGGGCTCTCAATAGAACAGCGGGTGATTTATCAACAAGCCCTTTACCTATGAGGATGCCATTGTTCTAGCCTCGAATGTCAAATTTATAGGGGCGGATATCTTTGGTTATAAAGCCAAATTTTTGCAGCTATCTTTCTCTACTTTTTAAAAACATTCCGTTTTTCTTCAGCAATTTTTGACATTTCAGCTGCCCTTTCGCTGAACCTAAGGGGGGATGGCAAACAAAGGGGTTGAGAATTATCTTTAAATGGTATTTTTACCAATCTCACGGATGAGATTGGAGAGGCTTTTGCAAGGTTTGGGGTTATTTGCACGAACTTTCCTCATTCCTATGAGAAAATGAAAGAAAGTTGCTTAAAATTTCAAAGAATTAGGCTTTAAAAAATTAAATAATATGTGTTAATGGTTTGAAAAATTCATCTAAACGAGATTTCAGGAGATCCCTATGCAATGTTCTAGCAAGCCCCATAACTTTGTCGATGGCAATTATGATACATTTATCCATAACTACGAAAAAGGAAATTCAAAGACAGAGGGAGAACATAAGGTTTGCCTGATTGCCGCAGCCGCTTTTAGCGATATGTACCTGGATAATAAATCGGCAACCATTATGAGCTATCACCACAATATGCCCTATTACTCTGGCGCGCTCCCTGTCTCTATCTTGACACATTCAGGAATCACTGATGTGGGCAACGCTCTTCAAGCTCGATATGCTTTACTTAGGGTGCGAAATGGAGATTGCACCTTAACGGTAAGCCAAGAGAATTACGTGGCTTTAACCAGAGATGCTGCCCATAAAAATACCCTTAAGAAAGTTCGAGTAGTTTTTTACTATAACCTAAAATGCTTGGAAGCGAAGAAAAAAAAGTTCTTAGGATCGATGGAGATAAGCTCTTTCTCCTCTGACGATGAATACATCTACCACTATTGCCAAGCGGCTCATAGGGCTCAGAAGATTATAGGAGGGGCTATCTTTAAACAAACTCGCACGCAGCTTATCCCGCGTGGCAAAAATTTGTCGGCAGGGAAACGAGTTAAAAAGTTTTTTAGCAATGTATTAGAGCGGATTGATGATGGAGCTGATAATGCCCTAAGCCATGCAGTCTATGTTCCGAATTCTTATAGAACAGATCTTCCTTACGACATTGAGAAAAATATTTCCTTGCCTGAGGAGCAAAAACGGCTATCGGGTGAATTCATTGATTTGCCATTTTATATCCCTAGAGATGTGGAATTTGATTCAGATTCTTCTTTGTCTGATTCGTCCGAATTAGAAATAACTAACCATGAAGAAATCTCGGAGAGTCCTACCGCGCTAGGATCTCACCGAGGTTCCTCAGCAAGCTATTCGCACGCACCTGCTCAAAAATTACCCATCACTAGCTTTTTCGAATGCGTAGAAAAAATCACCTCTTCCCTGGCTAAAAAGGGGTTTAACTGGGATAGCAATGGGAAAAAAGGGGAAAAATTTAATATATCCATGCATTTTCGCCGCCCTCAAGGTCACCCTGATGGGGTATTATTAAACACTTGGATGGCAGAGAATCCTAGGGAGGAGAGCGTGATGAGAGGAGCTACTGCATACTATGGGGTTCCCTTTGACGTAGAAATAGCTTTTGCAGATGGGACTAGAAAACAATTTAAATATATTTACCGCTCGTCAGTCGAGGTTCCAATTGGGCAGCCAAAAAAAGTATACGCCTCTGAAGCGGGCGTTGTTGCGGCTAAATATGCCCCTAAAACGCCGCAAGAAGCAAGGGAAAGTAGCAAGTATAAAGCTTACTTAGAAGCTTTAGGGATTCGTCATGCCATTAAAATCTCCCTCAATGGTGGCTCAGATAAATCTGTAGAAGCAAGGAATAAGCTAAGGGAAATTTTGGACAAGGGATATTGTTTTGATTTTACAGCCCATAACACATTTACCGATCCTACATATATCGATGGGTATGAAACAGAGTCTTTCAAAAAGAAATCACTGCTTTGCCTGTCAGTAGGAACTTCTTTTAAAGATCGAAATGGGATCAAGTTGAATCTTATACGTACGTTTTATGAAGTAAGAGGAGCTGAACCCAAAAGGTTCTTACGTGTCCCAAAAGAGCAGGTAAAAGCAGCAAAAAAACTAAAGAAAAAGTTAATCAGAGGGACAGAGAAGACAAGCTTGATTCATTTAGCCATGGATTATGCCGAGTCTTAAACACGCTCTCCTATGCCTGGATGAGGAGTTTGCCGGGGGGGGGATCAGCCAAACGGCGAGCATGCGGCCTACAGTTTGGATTTAATAAAATTAAAGAGAATAACAAAAGGTAGGGCCATTTATGTCTGCCCGGCTAAATTCTACAGGTTTAAACATCTTTTATAGGGGGCAATCCCAAGCGTGGAGTTTCTATGATTGGTTGCTAGGAACGGAGTAAATACTGCTAAGATTCTTTACTATTTCTTCAACCTTCACATTTTTTAGTCCTAGACTTTTGAGATCAATCGATGTGTCATTTCTTAAATGATCTAAAAAAGCTTGCATATCTTGTTTAACTGATTGGGCAAGAAAGACATGCTGGGAGGGGATCAATAACTGATACAAACGAAGGACGTCATTTTTGTGTTTCCGAATGTCTTTATGATCGATTTTCATGCCTATATTCCTTCGATTATTAAGGTCTAACCAAGCTCGCGCTTTCAATGGGATTAGATGAGCGGCACCTAACACAGAAAGGCCGCCTAGCTGCAGCTTTCCTGTATGGATAAATTGGTAATAATCTTCATCGAGCAAAATTGCCGACAAGCTTGAGATTGCTTCATCCGTAGGAATAGGTGTCAAATAGCTATCAGGAGATAATTTGACTGTATCTGGAATGCGAGAAAAAAGTTCAAGCATAGGAGGAAAATCATAAGTACTTGGCGAATTGAAGCGGTAAAAAATCTCCTTTCCTGTGCTTTTTTGCCGATTTTGATAGCCGCCTGCCTTAATAAATTGCCAAAAAGCCTCGATAAATTCTGCCGTTAATGCCTCGACATATAAAACAATATCTAGATCCTTTGTAGCGCGAAACTCTAGTCCCACATTTTCCATAATGAGCATACAAGCTGAGCCGCCAATTAAAACATACTGGTTTGCAAAAGATAAGAAATGCTTCTTAAAATGTTCCAGTCCATTCATCATCTAATTCTCTTCATCATTTCTTCTAATGCAGCTTCCACCCTCTCATCTTTGCTTTCCTGCAAGCTAAGATAAAGGGAGAAGGGATCGACAATACCATCTTTTGCAAATAGTCCAGGATCATAATTCCAAATTTCCAATTCAGTCATAGCTCCTTCAGAGGATGGTAGCTCTTTAACTCCACATCTTTTCAAAACTTTCCAGCGATCGGGGCCTATAGCAAAAACTGGAATGGTAGGAGCGTTTAACATAGACAAACGTGAAAGAGCGCTTAAGCCAGCGATACTTAATGTTTCTTTTTGAATTAACCACGCCCGATATTTAAGAGGAGATTTTAAGAACAATTTGGCTTGTTGCCATAATGCTTGTCTTTCTTCTCTAAAATACCACCAACGTTCTTTTCCCTTTCTTATCACTTCGCCAAGATTTGCCGCTTGCAATTCATCAAATGCTCTAGTTATCGTCATTAATGAATATCCTAACTTTTGAGCAAATTCTGAAACCGTCAACCCTTCTATTGTTTTATTAAGCAAAGTATAGATGACTACAGCCTGTGTTGCCGGGCTAAATGATTTCACTGAGTAGTTACGAGATTGTTTAAAATGCTCTCGCAGATCGATTCCAAGATCTGGCAAATACATTTGATTTCCAGGGATAATAAAGGGGACTTGATGCTCAATTAAACGCTTACGGTTATAAGCAGAAATGGTGGGTTGCATATAGATACACACACCCTCCCATTTTTTTTGGATTTGCTCCCACTGTTTTCTAATGACAGCTGGAGTGGCTTCTAGGCTTTCTTTAGCCAGCATCATTAAGCAAGTACGTTCCAATATAGACATTTCGTAAAAGTCATATGCCTCCCTTAAGAAGAAAGGAAGCTCATCCTTCTCTTTCCAAGGATGTAGTTTAACTTTTACATGAAGAACTCTCTCCATGTAGATTCCCAAATTTTCCAGCGTAGTATTCAAGAAAAATCTCCTCTTAATCGCATATATTTTGCATATTAACATCTTAGTTGTTATTGTGCAAACTTACCGTTAACATTTAAAGGTATTGCGTAGAAACCATAGGCTTAAGATAAAAAGTATCCATGGCGCTTTGCAAGCTGCTAAATAAAGCTCGCTTGTCGGTTAAAACAAAAAAAGATAAAAACCAAAGATTCCCAATGAATGTAAGGGGAAAACTAGATGTTCAAAGAAAAGGGCGAATTTTGCACTACGCTGAATAAATAAAAATTAGGCTTAAAATGTGTGGATACTTTGGTATTTCGCGAGACCCATTTTATCGAGAGGAGCATGCATGCAAAGAGAAAGGAGGACAAGAACTCATCAATAGTAAGCCTTGCCCTCAAAACCCCAAGTCTCGCTACCCAAAGGCATTAAATCTCTTGCATAACCTTAATTTCGTAACTCCCAATTATAGATTCCTGCGATCAAGTTAAACCGTAGCCAAAACCTTTTTCGTCGATTTCGATAGCGATCAGCAATGATTTTGAAACGCTTAAGCATGCCAATCACATTTTCATTCAACACGCGTTCACTAGCCAATTTTTGGTTGTTTTTCTTATCTGCTTTGCTTAAGGGAGTTTTTTTGGTTTTCTTCTTAGGCAATTCGCTACGCGCCTGAATCTTTTGAAGCCCTTGATAGCCAGTATCTGTAAGCGTTTTAATCCCTTGGATGCATGCGTGTTTTGGACTCCTTAAACAGCCGAAAATCATGTTTTTTCCCATTAGAAAAGGCCGTGCAGATAATTTTTTGACTCTTTTTATCCACCACCTGGCTTTTTATGGTGTGCTTTTTCTTTTTTCCGGAGTAGTAATGCCTTTGTTTTTTTTGGGGCGTTCGATAGGCGTTTCTGTAGCATCCATAAGCACTATCTCGTACTCAATATCACTCTTTAAGAGCTCTTTACGTCCAGGTAAAGCAAAATCAGCGTGCTTAATGAGAGTATCTTCAATCCAACGAATGTTGCGATAGCAGGCACTTTCTGAAATTCCATAAGAGGCTGCCACATGGAAATAAGTGCGATATTCTCGCATATATTCAAGGGCCATCAGTAAGCGGTCCTTCATCTCAAGATGGTTCGGTTTACCGCCCAGAGCTTTCTTCTTTGCTTCAGCTTCATTTAAAATACCTATCATCTTTTCAAAGGTTTGCTTTTTCACTCCTGTTAACCGACGAAATTCTTCGTCCTTAAATTCTTTCAACCTTTCGTACTTCATAGTAAAAATCTCCCTAAAATTTTTACTATTTTATCCAAAATGATAAGTTATGCAAGAGATCTATTCTCTTTCTAGAAACCTTTAAAGACCAGCCATTTATATATTAAATTTTTAGGTTTTTTAAAAAGAAGAGCTTTAGGTATTTTCTAGCTGTTTTACTTTATAAAATCAGGAAAACTAAATAAAACGATTTAATTTTCCTGATCTTTATGGGCTTTTACTAAAGCGGTCCAATAAGGTGGCTTCCCACCCGGGTAGCCAAATATACCGCAAATCTTCCGGCTGATTACAAGCCTATTAATCTTTCTTTTGCTCTTGGTCTGCCCGGATACTCTCTATAGTAGACTCTTTTAAGGCAGTGGCGATTTCAAAGGCTAAAGAGCTGTAAGCCTTATTTATTTCCGTAGATTCATCATACAAGGAATGCAAGCTTGCATTGATTTGTTGGTGCAAGGCCATCCTTTGAGCTATTTGCTCGGGCGGGATATCTTTTAGCTTTTCTAGCATTTCCTTGGCTTCACTAAAGCTTAAAGCTACTTTTTGTGAGGACTGGGTGGCTAATTTCTCGCTATCTTCAGAAAAAGCTTGGGGCATTATTTCCTGAAGGGCAGGCGGAAGCTGTAAAGGATTTAGGCTGGGAGAAGAAGCTTGATATTGAGGTTGTTCATGAGCAACGGGACTAAAAGAAGTAGAAGAAGGTGCATAGGAGGGAGGCCGAAAAGAAGGAGTTTTAAAAGAGGGAACTTGAAAAGAGGGAACCTGAAAAGAGGGAACTTGAAAAGAAGGGGGAGAACTCCAGGTACGAGTATTCCAGTTAGTAAAGCTCGGCTGGGATGCAGAACTAGAAGTTATGGAAGCGCTAAGGTTGCCTGTCGAGTCATTATTAGTAGGTTGCATAATAATTTTCCTTTTACAGTAAGTTAACAAATTTTTGGGATTTATTTTTAATATAAATTGCACGTTGCTCACTTGGAACAAAAGTTGTCTTCACTCCTATTTTTTAATGAAAAACAAATTTAGGGGCTCGAGGCCTTTTTTATTTAGTCAAAAGATCCATCTTGGATTATTAAACTACAACCTGTGCTAATTAACATGATTTTAAAATTGATTATTAACCAATTTTAACAGGCTTCATCTTAAAACAAAATAATTATTTAATTTTGGATCGAGATTTTGGTTAAACAACATCTCAGACAATTCACGCTAACTGAAACCGCTATAAATTTCTAAAATGAATAAAAAGGCTTGTTTTTCCATATTTAGTCTTTAAAGACAAAACCAAGAGAACAAAGCGATGAAAATAGAAACCTTAGCGATTTAAGCCCTTTTTGAACGGCTGTATCTCTCTGTTTCGGTCTATTACCGTAAAAAAAAGACTGAACTGTGGAAAGCTGTGGAAAGCTGTGGAAAGCTGTTGGAAGTGTGGAAATTAATTCAAAGAAAGCGACTTATCTAAATTTTTAGCTAATGGGCAGCCAAGAAAGAAGAAAGCTTTTTTCTCGAAAGCTTCAATTTTTGGTAAAAAATAAAACCTCTTCCTAATAATCATGCTCTTTCCTAGCTTCGTACCAAAACATTGCAAGGAAAAATGTTTATAAAATGACTTTATTGGCATGTGGTCTTGAAACATGTCTGGACAAATAAGCTAATTGATTCCAAGTCGTTTAAAAGGATTAATCCAGCCCAGCAAAGGTCTAAAAACCCTCCCAGCAAAGGTCTAAAAACCCTAGGTAAGTCTAAAAAGTAAGAGTTTTTATGGCTTCAATACCAGTATCACGCCGCTTTGATCAAAAAGGAACAAAAAAATTTGAAGGCGCACAACGGCGATTATAAAAGCAGCATTATCTATAGAAAAGGCATTTTGCTGCTTAAAATTCTCTTTATGCCTATTTATGCGCTTGCTCATACTGTTCGCATTAAAAGCTAAAAGAATGAATGTCTTGCATTTCTACCCTTATTAGACACGCTTGTGGAAGCGCTTACTAGTTACTGGATTTCCCGGATGTTTGAGAAAGTGCCTCTCTTGATAAAGCGCATATCTGGCGGCATAAAGGAGCTAATTATGAACCTAAATCTTGGTAGGAAATATGTTTACCGGCTTCAAACCTTCCTTTTCAACAGCTATTCCTAGGGGAGTTAGCCTGCAGAAGGAAAATACACAAGCTGCTCTTCTTTAGGTCTCTTTAGAAATTGATTTTTCTTTCCTTTAGTCTATCTTTTTTATTTATTGCTTTTTATTTTTTTAAGTAACACATTATTGCTTGTAGGTATTTTTTTTTCATTCGCGCACTAATTTACATACTAAGTAAATAGTAGCGATTATTGTTAAATACCAAATGAAATGAGTGAGAGTATGAGTATTAATGTAAAGATGACAGCATTTATTGATGCCAGTGGCCAAGTTAGCAATATAATCAACTCAGGAGAAGCTGCAGTTGGCTACATTGAGAGTCGCGACGCTACAATTAACCAGAAGTTTATCGCTTGTATGGAATGTTTGTCCCAGACTCTTCATACCAAAGGAGCCTTTAAGGAAAATGCAAAAGCATTTTAAAGGAAAAAATTTTGGAGTTAGCCAAAAAAGAACCTGCCGAAGCATGCCAAGCTATTAAAGCTAGCCTAATCAAATAGAAAGAGAAATTATCTCCTACTATCAAAAAAATAAAGTATTTGACAAATGGCCTACCCCTACAGCCCCATCCAGTAGGTCATTATTTCAGAAAATTAGGTCACCATCTCTTTGAAACTTATGGAAATAATAGGAATTTAGATGCTACGTATCTTTTAGGTGAGGCTACAGCCTCTTTTACCAGAACTGTACCCTCTATTTTTTGGCCTTACTTCTATTAAAGGGGTGGAAGCCTCATGCTTTTGCCAATCGCCAACTCTGTTTTTCAAGCACTTGGGGACAAGCCTTAAGTTTTTAAGGGGATCGCTTATAAAAAGATGAAAGTTTATAACTTGGACGAGTGAGCTAGAATGAGGGATAGCTTTATCGCCCTACTAAAAAAATTAACAATTTTTAAGGTTTTAAAGAGTGCTATAGGAGAAGAGGGGAGGAAATGATGAATTATATCTTAGGGTGTTTCAGGCCTTATCAAGAATATAGAGGTTTAGAAAAAAAGGGGGATGATAGAGGAGTTGCAGCAATGGATTGAAGCCCATCCGGCAGATAATTCAATTCAAAGGCTATCTACAGCGACAGCGGTTAATAAGTACGTGAAAGGGCTTTTAGATAGCTTAAGAAGAGTTCCCGTGACGTCTTCAAATATAGAGACGTTGAAAAAGCATTTGGTTTTGATTGCCCAGCAAAATGATGGGGTCCGGCGCAAGTTAATTAAAGGCATTTCTTGCCTTAAGGCGGAGGAATCTCTGCGCTCTGAGTTGGAAGTCAAGCTAATTCTCACCTGTGTACATTAGCCTAGTTAAAAAATAAGCAACTGTGTTTAACCCTCAGAGATTCCTCGCGAGGCCTCCGTTAAAGAGATTTGGGCTTTGGAGACGGTGTTGTCATCAGGCTAAAGTGCTGATTGAGGACTAGCCTTTCCCTCCTTTTTCCTTTCTAATTCCTTTGGAGTTAAACCTTGCCCTATCAAATATCTTTCATTGTCCGCCTTCTTCTTTTCTCTTGTGATGCTTAACATCTACACAGGACCATTGAATTTGTGGTTTTGTTTAAAGGGAGAGCCTGTTAGAACAGCTATTTTCATAATCTAAACTTTTTAAAATTTTTAGAATTAATATGTTTAGTCTTTTCACCAGCCAACAAATGCTCTAAAGTGAATAACTTTATGAATTGAGTTTAAAAAAGATTTGCATTATAATTGTTTTTTTAACTTGGAATTAGATAGAATAAGAGAGAGATAAGGAGCCTAAAAATGGATAAAATTAATTTTTTCACTCCCGTTAAATCTAGCGACTCGGCTAAATCTTTTAAACTTTTTCTGCTGGAAAAAATAGACGGCTATTTTTATCTAGGAGGAAAAAGAGCCGAGATCCTTTCTATTCCGTCACAAGGGTGTGCGATAGAAGTCAAATTAGTGAATAGCCGATGTTCCTTATTAGCAATAGCGTTAAAAGTGGCCTCTTATTGCACCCTCCTCATGCCAGCTTTAGCGCTAACGGCAAAAGTTTTTCTGCGCTCAAATTATGATTTTTATATAGTCCATGGGGAAAAACTATCTGGCGCTAATCTTAATTCTTCTAATGCTTCTATAAAAAATGAGAATCAAGGGGGCCAGCCCAGCTTGAAACACCCCTCGGCAGCTAAGGGGTCGGCCACTTCCGAGAAAAGTGAGCCTCTTTCAGGGGCCCATTCTTTTCTGTGCTTTGTGGTAAAAAGCATTGCAAAGATGAGTGCTCTTTTTTCCAGCTCTAAGGGTAAAGAAGATTACCCTACTATAGAAGGGGCTAAGAGGAGCCAAGAGGAAAAGATGATAATTAACGAAACTCAAGATTTAAAGGCTCAAAATGAAGTGATGACTGCTCAAA
The Parachlamydia sp. AcF125 genome window above contains:
- a CDS encoding DUF648 domain-containing protein, with the translated sequence MEKISFFTAIKTPNTPKSAGLYLLEKVDSYFYLGGKKATVISARGKNLELSLVNEKVSSFAIALKVASYCTLLLPALMLAAKVLLRYKYRFCLHVKLPETPSATKLKPITLEERKIAAVAKIQNAYRKYKLAKERHSLFLHFLDGRKQAFSIFNEESLRNFLKIIAEHFHLHPHSLKITLNNLSTSQDELKKIFQLLENAANFEPLLFKLSKWVKGQIIVKPKPVSAEALPDGKARFLYGNGIVEEFILDCTAYQGCRYFPDGKREVGKFDEETGELRAGYRMQNHEVLELIKINHTLNVTFPDNSVLKINISKLDDLNACLDKIVENFQFNHQAVKAEFSSAEDNGKFEEIFQYVAHAHQLTCLIFHSSSFRLSTYFRGSILLKPLKIEELANGKIRKIYPNGTIETFIRVGEQYKGTRIYADGKREKGFFDLQSGQHVFGFKVERDGHIELVNMVYKLSVVFSKCPLKDFHISNSSHIGTFLGTIAEQITSTPPSIIVEFDTIAAYSSYSRRFVNIYNESQLEICIESFKRLTSDRFDICRYGDSRLAVQPKPLKTENLAESKIRRVYANGVIEEFSLAEKEDCGLRSFPEGKTEEGTFHKKTGMLLAGCRMDKGGIKEEGTFDERTGQLTAGAKSQNGEFYYINPSSLLYYFQSKGPNFKICIIENQLAVLESTPTEKDTYTKSKLPIESVLLKLSERPKSSASPLYLQNKGLLPVLAHPSFQEKLKPFIAYVVASNEEGVPRLFNFSDLAAKDILKIAAKIKEIDFDPQKLIHPSSGKNFILQAAYWGNLPLLETLIQLFPQSFLACGQDAIAEMLKKRRRDAMFAVAEKYEKLGGTLDMFHQLWLAVASQKKPTPEFREDFRSLTPSQQRFLYDVAFKYENPFIHEPPDTPMAPEQFSVNLMWINKSKMSDEQEFLLGKGSSPEERLLDFQNSFVKPIAKWATKNPNSTIHIWIDSEMATPKAIENSRQMLLNKLKDVAHGQICFRDVRSLELVQTYPEVFSEKFPVYFRVDLLRAIAADHVLRAKETKFFVYGDLDMKALSSQELFDKKTVEFLNDYGFVMSKNSRGYENGFQILNGENKQFMASHRHVIIDLTIDMALKKPKKIKEQQIYDTYKIMLAHFLHEDGRYGKADIESLAEGKNPAKFFRRDRFGSSSIWLVGDKTIDLPKLLPTKPVRIPTSHFFWSSITDESLE
- a CDS encoding DUF648 domain-containing protein; this translates as MDKINFFTPVKSSDSAKSFKLFLLEKIDGYFYLGGKRAEILSIPSQGCAIEVKLVNSRCSLLAIALKVASYCTLLMPALALTAKVFLRSNYDFYIVHGEKLSGANLNSSNASIKNENQGGQPSLKHPSAAKGSATSEKSEPLSGAHSFLCFVVKSIAKMSALFSSSKGKEDYPTIEGAKRSQEEKMIINETQDLKAQNEVMTAQIEKLHSFVNNDPDLKRTFVVCLRETQEILLPPPVKDNSPPHPNEIVEAWGQEMQQANYLDSVKTRVRDFLDKNPAFWEILRRKIEQGSSFPSTPAIDWL